The Candidatus Gracilibacteria bacterium genome has a window encoding:
- a CDS encoding UvrD-helicase domain-containing protein codes for MSSSLNSEQRRAVDIIDGPLLILAGAGSGKTHTLTERVYHMINTVGISPESILCVTFTNKAAKEMRERIAKKLGRYIPQSFGMPRDFPLVSTFHSMGVMFLRLYIDKIGYERNFAIYDTDDVISLLRTILEEKRIDPKEAPPRKIQYEISLAKNSGISPDAYSSTAENHFQSIVAEIFPVYQRKMQANNALDFDDILAKTLEILQIPSVLEYFHNRFQYFCVDEYQDTNSIQYAIIELLASKSKNLCVVGDDWQSIYSWRGANIKNIINFNKDFPKAEVVKLEQNYRSSSNIINAANIVIKNNASALDKRMWTDQEEGDKIQIHECSSEREEADKIACFVEKNPTSWAILYRTNGQSRVIEEALIRHGVPYEIIGGLKFYDRKEIKDIIAYLRVILTPQDSIAWKRIVNVPTRKIGPTTIERVIHYVESSGINFLDLAKDKNHITNIPLLKTAAQSSLTQFCILIEDIETLSYQFPARILIEQVLQATKYRDYLEENFSPPDVEAKMDNISELKNLASHYDEIPPRESLMHFLEDISLITAEQENEGEGDKTLLMTAHSAKGLEFDHVIIAGAEEGIFPHSRTLFEPDQLEEERRLFYVAMTRAKKKLIITRANERYTFGTYSSNIMSRFVTEIPVEYREDIVPKRWNFISELFFSDSEKNETIGGGDYLTTADAKPRTLGLGRKVHNIVQDFSLGDRVSHQKFGRGTIISLAGDVAQIAFSSGVKSLNIRIAPLSKE; via the coding sequence ATGTCTTCTTCTCTTAATTCAGAACAACGCCGTGCAGTCGATATCATCGATGGCCCCCTTCTTATCCTCGCAGGAGCATGATCTGGCAAGACTCATACTCTGACGGAACGGGTCTATCATATGATTAATACCGTTTGAATCTCTCCTGAATCAATCCTCTGTGTCACTTTTACAAATAAAGCAGCAAAAGAAATGCGCGAACGAATTGCGAAGAAATTGGGACGATATATTCCCCAGTCATTTGGTATGCCTCGCGACTTCCCACTGGTTTCGACATTTCACTCGATGGGCGTGATGTTTCTCCGTCTGTATATTGATAAAATCGGCTACGAGAGAAATTTTGCTATCTATGATACCGATGATGTCATATCACTCCTAAGAACTATTTTAGAAGAAAAAAGGATTGACCCAAAAGAAGCACCACCACGAAAAATACAATATGAAATATCTCTCGCAAAAAATAGCGGGATTTCACCAGATGCCTATTCGAGTACAGCTGAAAATCATTTTCAATCAATCGTCGCTGAGATTTTCCCTGTCTACCAGAGGAAAATGCAAGCAAATAATGCACTTGATTTCGATGATATTCTCGCAAAGACTCTTGAGATTCTTCAGATACCGAGCGTCTTGGAATATTTCCATAATCGTTTTCAGTATTTTTGTGTCGATGAATATCAGGACACCAACTCTATTCAGTATGCAATCATCGAGCTTCTCGCAAGTAAATCAAAAAATCTCTGTGTCGTCGGTGATGATTGGCAAAGCATTTATTCCTGGAGATGAGCCAATATCAAAAATATTATCAATTTTAATAAAGATTTTCCAAAAGCAGAAGTCGTCAAACTCGAACAAAATTATCGATCATCGTCCAATATCATCAATGCAGCAAATATCGTCATAAAAAATAATGCTTCCGCCCTCGATAAACGTATGTGGACTGATCAAGAAGAATGAGATAAAATCCAAATCCATGAATGCTCGAGTGAACGGGAAGAAGCGGATAAAATTGCATGTTTTGTCGAAAAGAATCCAACTTCATGGGCGATACTCTATCGTACCAATGGACAATCACGTGTTATCGAAGAAGCACTGATCCGACATGGAGTGCCCTATGAAATTATCGGAGGACTCAAGTTCTATGACCGAAAAGAAATCAAAGATATTATCGCCTATCTACGAGTCATTTTGACTCCTCAGGACAGTATTGCATGGAAAAGAATTGTAAATGTGCCTACGAGAAAAATAGGTCCTACAACTATCGAACGAGTGATACACTATGTTGAAAGTTCAGGTATTAACTTCCTAGACCTTGCAAAAGATAAAAATCATATTACCAATATTCCTCTCTTAAAAACAGCAGCACAATCGTCTTTAACACAATTTTGTATACTTATTGAAGACATAGAGACACTTTCCTATCAATTTCCAGCAAGAATCCTCATCGAACAAGTTCTTCAAGCTACAAAATACCGTGATTACCTCGAAGAAAACTTTTCTCCACCAGATGTTGAAGCCAAAATGGATAATATCAGTGAGCTTAAGAATCTTGCATCACATTATGATGAGATACCCCCGAGAGAGTCACTGATGCATTTTCTCGAAGATATATCACTTATTACTGCTGAACAAGAAAATGAATGAGAATGAGATAAGACACTTCTTATGACTGCACATAGTGCAAAATGATTAGAATTTGATCATGTTATTATTGCTGGTGCTGAGGAAGGGATTTTTCCACATTCTCGGACACTATTTGAGCCAGATCAGCTTGAAGAAGAAAGACGACTTTTTTATGTAGCCATGACACGTGCCAAAAAGAAACTCATCATAACTCGAGCAAATGAACGATATACGTTTGGTACTTATTCCAGCAATATTATGAGTCGTTTCGTCACAGAAATACCGGTAGAATACCGAGAAGATATTGTGCCAAAAAGATGGAATTTTATAAGCGAACTTTTTTTTTCCGATTCAGAAAAAAATGAAACTATTTGAGGGTGAGATTACTTGACAACAGCTGATGCGAAACCACGAACATTATGACTCGGAAGAAAAGTGCACAATATAGTACAGGACTTTTCTCTCTGAGACCGTGTCTCTCATCAAAAATTTTGACGAGGCACTATCATCTCGCTTGCGTGAGACGTGGCTCAAATAGCATTTTCTAGTGGAGTAAAAAGTCTCAATATCAGGATAGCCCCTCTCTCAAAAGAGTAG
- a CDS encoding S-layer homology domain-containing protein, which translates to MTSSSSICSHLTKLWVINGVLALAALFVILPHQKWILSISQNGAVKSFDGAMMPIAFVPDWRKSDYIDRRAEVTYSEIAQDDLIPLPKYSDMLTDFNSLFTYITVYKGAYMDEERQVGAGSHDGVDIRAPMQTPIFSIAHGIVVKVVNDDNNKYVVVEHRNVKYNNVTGKYYSNYLHLDSVSVNTGDIISKGTIIGKVGMSGITTTPHLHLQIDNSDAPFHPYWPFDFDDANVAGMSFFDGVSNGLNQDLIDLYSVNPIDFIDHATAVDGKDISISKPIPVSNIENKPVQQEDPAINNPETVVKTETKNTTTSFPDVPSDSKYYDAITYFAKKGVFSGYDDGLFRSHQTVTRSELLGMVLNSLGIIHHGEILVGIFKDVPKDHWLNPLITEAVKRKIISTDRPLFNPNNNITKAEFLAIFALAAGEKMPQKITKTWKDVDPKHWSQPYAEFAFKKKLFENISGDTFGPNEPVTRGEIAQAMYIYLKNIGKVQ; encoded by the coding sequence ATGACTTCTTCATCTAGTATCTGTTCTCATCTTACCAAATTATGGGTTATCAATGGTGTTCTCGCTCTTGCGGCTCTTTTTGTCATACTCCCACATCAGAAATGGATTCTCTCTATATCCCAAAATGGGGCTGTCAAATCTTTCGATGGAGCTATGATGCCTATAGCATTTGTACCTGATTGGCGCAAAAGCGATTATATCGATAGACGTGCTGAGGTTACGTATAGCGAAATCGCTCAAGATGATCTCATCCCACTCCCAAAATATAGTGACATGTTGACGGATTTTAATAGTTTATTCACCTATATTACCGTCTATAAAGGCGCCTATATGGACGAGGAAAGACAGGTCGGTGCTGGATCACACGATGGTGTAGATATTAGGGCACCTATGCAGACACCGATTTTTAGTATTGCTCATGGTATCGTCGTAAAAGTAGTCAACGATGATAATAATAAATATGTCGTCGTGGAACATAGAAACGTGAAATATAACAATGTGACAGGAAAATATTATTCGAATTACCTCCATCTCGATAGTGTCTCCGTAAACACAGGAGATATCATCAGCAAGGGAACCATCATAGGAAAAGTAGGTATGTCTGGTATCACCACTACACCACATCTCCATCTCCAAATCGATAATAGTGATGCTCCATTTCACCCTTATTGGCCTTTTGATTTTGATGATGCAAATGTAGCTGGTATGTCATTCTTTGATGGGGTCAGTAATGGCCTGAACCAAGACTTGATAGATCTTTATTCCGTAAACCCTATCGATTTCATAGATCACGCAACCGCAGTCGATGGCAAAGACATATCAATCTCAAAACCAATACCAGTATCAAATATTGAAAATAAACCTGTGCAGCAAGAAGATCCTGCTATAAATAATCCTGAAACTGTTGTAAAAACTGAAACAAAAAATACTACCACATCATTTCCAGATGTACCATCAGATAGCAAATATTATGACGCCATTACTTATTTTGCAAAAAAATGAGTTTTCTCAGGATATGACGATGGGCTCTTTAGGAGCCATCAAACTGTGACACGATCGGAATTACTCGGAATGGTTCTGAATTCTCTCGGGATCATCCATCATGGCGAAATACTCGTAGGAATTTTTAAAGACGTACCAAAAGATCATTGGCTCAATCCTCTTATTACCGAAGCGGTAAAAAGAAAAATTATCTCAACGGATAGGCCTCTTTTTAACCCAAACAACAATATCACAAAAGCTGAATTCCTGGCTATATTTGCTCTTGCTGCTGGAGAAAAAATGCCACAGAAAATCACGAAAACCTGGAAGGATGTTGATCCAAAGCATTGGTCACAACCCTATGCGGAATTTGCTTTTAAAAAGAAACTCTTTGAGAATATAAGTGGTGATACATTTGGTCCAAATGAACCGGTAACTCGAGGGGAAATAGCACAAGCGATGTATATCTACCTCAAAAATATTTGAAAGGTCCAATAA